Proteins found in one Mucilaginibacter gracilis genomic segment:
- a CDS encoding lipocalin family protein, producing MKRIIQISVNFLAVIILVTGCTVVNKTAGVDRSKFVGTWTITSVTYEGILGNAVSKVFDQASPNAFVGSTWQLTNSGNAVYTLTDGTAQSIYWSYYNPGAGEQSMFQFKKVYQGDKVKNIDSGYRLVIANIDNSSMTLKVPVNADGRAAYVVYSFIKK from the coding sequence ATGAAACGTATTATTCAAATCAGCGTTAATTTTTTAGCAGTAATTATATTGGTAACCGGCTGTACGGTGGTTAACAAAACCGCCGGGGTAGACCGCAGTAAATTTGTAGGCACCTGGACAATTACCTCCGTTACTTACGAAGGTATTTTAGGCAATGCAGTATCTAAAGTGTTCGACCAGGCTTCGCCAAATGCTTTTGTTGGTAGCACATGGCAATTAACAAACAGTGGCAATGCGGTATATACTTTAACGGACGGAACAGCGCAAAGCATTTATTGGTCGTACTACAATCCGGGTGCAGGCGAGCAGTCTATGTTCCAATTCAAAAAAGTATACCAGGGCGATAAGGTGAAAAACATCGACAGTGGCTACCGCCTTGTTATAGCTAATATTGATAACTCAAGCATGACGCTAAAAGTACCCGTAAACGCCGACGGCAGGGCCGCCTATGTAGTTTACTCGTTTATTAAAAAGTAA
- a CDS encoding transmembrane-type terpene cyclase, whose protein sequence is MHILDMTVFDQIMIGSGVCWTITYLLIIRRGMFDMSYGMPAAALFANLAWETIYSFVLPHSAPQLIVDRIWFGFDVLILLQYLRFGPVIARVRRTWAFYAQFLLGFSITCLLIVFLSSALKDQYGAYAAFGQNLMMSVLFIAMLRERKSVGGQSMYIALFKCLGTLLASIAFYTQTKTYSHSALMQLLFVAIFIYDALYVIELYKELKARKIKPFKRF, encoded by the coding sequence ATGCATATTTTAGATATGACGGTTTTTGATCAAATAATGATAGGCTCGGGTGTATGCTGGACGATAACCTATTTACTTATCATCAGACGCGGCATGTTTGATATGAGTTACGGCATGCCTGCCGCGGCTCTGTTTGCCAATTTAGCCTGGGAAACTATTTACTCTTTTGTGTTGCCGCACTCGGCGCCGCAATTAATTGTGGACCGAATATGGTTTGGTTTTGATGTATTGATATTGCTGCAATATTTGCGTTTTGGGCCGGTTATAGCACGGGTACGCCGCACGTGGGCGTTTTACGCTCAGTTTTTGCTGGGTTTTAGCATAACCTGTTTGCTCATTGTATTTTTAAGCAGCGCCCTTAAAGACCAATATGGTGCTTATGCGGCCTTTGGGCAAAATTTAATGATGTCGGTATTGTTTATTGCCATGCTTCGCGAACGCAAATCAGTTGGGGGCCAAAGCATGTATATAGCCTTGTTTAAGTGCCTTGGTACTTTATTAGCCTCAATTGCATTTTATACACAAACAAAAACCTATAGTCACTCGGCATTAATGCAATTGCTGTTTGTGGCCATTTTTATTTATGATGCCTTGTATGTAATTGAGCTGTATAAAGAATTAAAGGCGCGGAAAATTAAACCATTTAAAAGGTTTTAG
- the bshA gene encoding N-acetyl-alpha-D-glucosaminyl L-malate synthase BshA encodes MKIGIVCYPTFGGSGVVATELGKALADNGHQVHFVTYNQPARLDFFSENLFYHEVSISKYPLFDYPPYELALASKLVDVVRFENLDILHVHYAIPHASAAFMAKQILLTYGIHIPVVTTLHGTDITLVGKDRTYKPVVTFSINKSDGVTAVSQDLKDDTLKFFEIENEIRVIPNFIDLKRFSMKAKDHFKKAIAPAGEKILIHTSNFRKVKRTQDVIRIFAIVNKTIPSKLLMVGDGPERSECEQLCRDLHVTDNVRFLGKQEAIEEILSVSDLFMMPSQSESFGLAALEAMACRVPVISSNAGGLPELNIEGVTGFMCEPGDIDGMAEKAIYILENDERLDTFKNNSLARAKEFDLSLILPVYESYYQEVIARSKAIA; translated from the coding sequence ATAATGGCCACCAGGTACATTTTGTTACCTATAACCAACCCGCCCGCCTCGATTTTTTTTCGGAAAATCTTTTTTATCACGAGGTATCTATATCCAAATATCCACTGTTTGATTATCCGCCTTATGAGCTTGCCCTGGCCAGCAAACTGGTTGATGTGGTACGGTTTGAAAACCTGGATATTTTGCATGTACACTATGCCATTCCGCATGCTTCGGCGGCATTTATGGCTAAACAGATATTACTTACTTACGGTATTCATATACCGGTGGTTACCACACTGCACGGCACCGATATTACGCTGGTTGGTAAAGATCGTACCTATAAACCGGTAGTTACCTTTTCCATCAATAAATCCGACGGAGTAACCGCCGTTTCGCAGGATTTAAAGGACGACACCTTAAAGTTTTTTGAGATAGAAAACGAAATAAGGGTAATACCAAACTTTATTGATTTAAAGCGCTTTAGCATGAAAGCTAAAGATCACTTTAAAAAAGCTATAGCACCCGCAGGCGAAAAAATATTGATCCATACATCCAACTTCCGTAAAGTTAAGCGCACGCAGGATGTTATCCGGATATTTGCCATTGTAAACAAAACCATACCGTCTAAATTGTTGATGGTTGGCGATGGGCCCGAACGATCAGAATGCGAACAGCTTTGCCGCGATTTGCATGTTACCGATAACGTTCGTTTTTTAGGAAAACAGGAAGCAATTGAAGAAATACTTTCAGTGTCCGATCTGTTTATGATGCCATCACAATCAGAAAGCTTTGGCCTGGCCGCGTTGGAAGCCATGGCTTGCCGTGTACCCGTAATTAGCTCTAATGCAGGTGGCTTGCCCGAACTGAATATTGAAGGCGTAACGGGCTTTATGTGCGAGCCGGGAGATATTGACGGCATGGCCGAAAAAGCCATCTATATTTTAGAAAACGACGAGCGGCTTGATACCTTTAAAAACAACTCGCTTGCACGGGCAAAAGAGTTTGATTTAAGCCTGATACTACCTGTTTACGAAAGCTATTACCAGGAAGTAATTGCGCGCAGCAAGGCCATCGCATAA
- a CDS encoding P-loop NTPase family protein → MKIHIFGASGSGVTTLGLALAEKTGYPYFDADQFFWEKSNPPFTIRRDAEERNALLHQQLAENENWILGGSIVQWGDSFPPLFDLTVFLLIPHDVRIARLKQREFERYGDIIFTDELRNKQYQDFIIWASGYDDNTTISPGGRGMGRTLQVHREWIKKLNNGFLEISGDTTVKQRLDFILNSIKHF, encoded by the coding sequence ATGAAGATCCATATTTTTGGTGCTTCGGGCTCGGGGGTAACAACCTTGGGGTTGGCATTGGCCGAAAAAACAGGTTACCCTTATTTTGATGCCGACCAATTTTTTTGGGAAAAGAGCAACCCGCCATTCACCATACGCCGGGATGCCGAAGAAAGAAACGCGCTTTTACATCAGCAACTCGCGGAAAATGAAAATTGGATATTAGGTGGCTCCATAGTGCAATGGGGCGATAGCTTTCCGCCACTTTTTGATCTTACTGTATTTTTGCTAATCCCGCACGATGTTCGCATAGCCCGTTTAAAGCAGCGCGAATTTGAACGTTACGGCGATATTATTTTCACCGATGAGTTAAGAAACAAACAATACCAGGATTTTATTATCTGGGCATCCGGCTACGACGATAATACTACCATAAGCCCGGGTGGGCGTGGCATGGGGCGCACGTTGCAGGTACACCGTGAGTGGATTAAAAAATTAAATAATGGTTTTTTAGAAATATCCGGCGATACCACAGTTAAACAAAGGCTCGATTTTATACTAAACTCCATCAAACATTTTTAA